The following is a genomic window from Theobroma cacao cultivar B97-61/B2 chromosome 10, Criollo_cocoa_genome_V2, whole genome shotgun sequence.
tgttaaatttaattgttcaactgtcaaagtaaaaatagtaggaaaataaaaatagcaGTCAATATTCCTAAATTACCTTTAGTTCTTTTCTACCTTCTTTCTATCTCCCCAATTCCTATCTCCTAactctccccctttttgtcatcatcaaatctGAGGGGGGTTTCAATCCTCTGAAGAGGCGGAAGGAGTAGAGGCGGAAGGAGTAGATTCATCAGTGCCATAAAAAACATTTAGAGGTTCGGGATAGGGTTCTGGTGGTGATTTTTGTGGTGATTGTTCAGGGGATGATTTGTCAGAAATTTCCAGGAGGTCTTGAGGAGAGGAAATAGTTTCTGGTCTAGCCTTTTCAACAATTCTGGAggattttgttcttttgaggAATTTGGTCTTGGTTGCCATTATTTTCGTGCCTTTGCCAAGAGGTTTTGATTTGGCTTGTGGAGTTGcagcagctttttctttttctttactcGATTGTTTTTCTGCTGTGGGAATTGGGTCAGTGGATGCAAACTTCGTGCTTGTGCTTCACCTGCTTCCTTTTCTGCTTGCTTTTCTCTGACCATCTGATGGAAAATGTCCATGATGGATACTTCCTCAGAATAAGGAAGAGAAGGCTGTTCTTTTTGAGGTTCTGGAGGGGATAAGGGATTTTCATCAAGTGAGCCAACCACTTCAGTTCCTTGTTTTGACTCAGTTTCTTTTTAAGGCTCAGGTGAGGGGGTTTTTCTTGGTTGATCCACTTCAGGTTCATGACCCTCGCCTTGAAAAGCAAAACCTTCAACACCTTGTCCTTTTGCAAGACTTGGAGTTACAGAGGTATTTGCAGCTGCAAGTTCAGAaggcatttttcctttttccttcagcaaattttcaagttctgccaatttctcttcaattttcagcATCTTTATTCCTTGGTCAGTCAGTTTTCCATCAATCCTCATAAGCAGGTTAAAAAGCATCTCATTAGAGAACTGAGATGAGGATGCTTCAAGATGTGCAGGTAGAGAAGTTTCTTTTCCGATAGCAACCTTGGGGGTTTTAACAAAGGTTTCTCTGTCGAGCTTATACCCCATTTTAGGCAAACTTCCAAGGTAAATGGCTTGGTCTTTGCTTTTTACTTTATCTGCTTCATACCTAAAGCTCCAAATACCTTTCTTCTGCACCAGAGATGTGATGATATTTCCATatggaaaatttattttctctagTCTACATGCTCTTCTTATtctctcaatcataaatctgcCCAAGTTTAGTGAAACACCACTAAATGCATGCTCCATTAGCCATAGATCTTGGAGGCTAATGTAGCTAAAACTTCCACTCCTGCCTTGAATGTTCGCAGCAACaaagtaatgcaaaattcTAATATGAGGACTTGTAATAAGGTCGACATTACTTTTGGgggagtatttttcttttttccctgtGATAATTTCACACAAGGATGAGGGTCATAATTTTCTAGGAACTCAAACTCACCTTCCTCACATTCGATTTTGAGTAGGTTCCCTAATCTGCAGCAGTAATAGTAAATTCCTTTCCATTCAAAAAGACATGCAGACCATCTTCAATATAATCATCAGGCTCCTCTAGTTCATCTTTGTCTAGTGCTATACTtgtataaaatttcttaactaaACTAGCACTGTAGGATTGATTCTTAAATGTACTGAACTCCTTCAGTTTTAATTCCTCAAAAGTAATATGATAAGCTTGTTTGAATTTctgaaatttcattaaaactgTCCCAGTCAATGAATTTACCACAAGTGATAGGGGCATTCTCTAATTTTCTGTATCTATCTTCATGGGCTTTATTCCTAATCTTGGAGGATGAGATGTTACTTTTCTTAGATGATTttcccttctctttcttcttctctgctttctgttccttttctttttgcgattttccaaaattttcacttacAGATGTAGacacaattttcattttcttcttctgcaTTTTCGCTTGCATGTCCTCTTCCAATGGTCGTTTACCTTTCTTATTCTCAACAATCTCTTTGGTTAGAGAGGATTTTGCCATTTTGTTTTAAGAGATTTCTGACTGAGGGTTTCGAGAATTTAAGTGGGAAGGGTTTTAGTTTTAGGTGGGTCAGTTTCAAAGGAGAGAAAATGTAGAGGAAATGAGTTAATGGTAGTTTAATCTCTCCAAAAACTGTCTGTCTCCCCCTTAAATATTGTCAGTTTTTCTCctgttcaaaatttgaaatttacctctcatttttttttcagctgGGCGGTATTTTGTGCTCATTTTCTTCACCCGGTatactatttctttttcatattttattcattctcTTCTAActgactgagtcttattatttaaagagacaaaatgctcttagttgactaagtgcctctcttagtcgactaagtgcctactatcttttgagaaaatttcaaaatttttcctaaagctccttgataattctattttatagaattattttatttcaattttgttattaaatattagctaagttctcaattttcaattataatttacttattttgagttatttttataattaggttacttttaagttagttattttaattttatgttattttcttttaatttgtttattatttattagtttttatttttttttgtaggattGAAGGTGATTTGGGcgtaattttggaaagtaaggtgttgaaagacccagaatatgcttgcatatattttagtattttggccatatctCGAGAtacaaaactccaaatgatgcgattcttggaccattggaaagttaagagatagatatacaacttttatgagATCACTTTGCTCATTTCTGCCTttaagatagagaaaatcacATCAAAAAATGACTGGACGTACTGCACcaggaatgaaaatttgtaaagattgacaattgatttttgggccttttattacacttttaagcccaattaaagcCTAGGTCAACTTAAGGAGCTTTAGGTTAAgcttattagtataaatagaaTATGTTTGACAATATTAGGTACACAACCtttgagagattcaagaagctagaagttgaggctgaaacttggagatcaagtCGGCAATAattgttttgtgtttttccttggcttttaaatttcttgttactttcaatggttaaattgattataatgttatttgtttttgaaattatgagtggctaattttatttttctaggattgcaattgaactcacatgttgTCTAAATTtataatctctttcttacttatctttaatgggatttgaattgtttattccaatttattcttaatgcttttaattgcttgatcaccaattaaattgatctaggaacctaaacaaacttgggaaagagagtttagagtagactaaaattaggatagcatatgatcatattaattgatttacgtataggatagggatatacctataggccatatgtggCCAGATTAGAGCccgaacttaatgagtctgttttaatttcaaatcacATAGGgttatagtgttttggttaaaatagatatttttatatgatgaatcgggagacccttataaataatttaagactctaggttagcaattcaacccattgaaataagttaaggaagagaggtaagatttagatgaagtttgagggatattgtaatcctaggcttgtttgatttgatttttattcaagttattattttgatttttatttttagtctaaattttggttaattagttttaattaattaattaattttgattatttggataagattaaattgttctaattttagtacttagtaaagttttagatcaattccctATAGGATCGATACCTtgcttgctaatatactatctattcgatacgtatacttgcgtagtaagattttaactgacaagttTTTGGTGTCATTGCCGGGgacttgtttttaaattttttttactaatactaataccaagcaatttggtcttacttcaaattttatttttcttattttaattttagattttatttgcTTGCAGATAtctttggtcattgtatgTGAAGAAAAGACAACTTGaatcttgttccttttgatcctGAGATAGAAAGAACTTTAAAAAGGCATCGAAGGGAGAATTTACAAGTTACagctttaaatcagataataGCTAAAGATAACAATAACAATGGCAACAATGCCATTAATCTTGTTCCAGAAGCAAATAGAGCACTGCGAGATTATGCTGTTCCTTTGTTGCAAGGTTTGCACCAAAGCATTAGGAGACCTTTCATCAatgcaaataattttgaaattaaaccaGCCTACATTCAGATGATTCAGTCTTCAGTTCAGTTTGCTGGGTTACCAAGTGATGATCTTAATTCTCATTTAGTAAATTTCTTGGAGATTTGCGATACATTTAAATACAATAGGGTAACTTACGATGCTATTAGATTGAGACTGTTTTCGTTTTCTTTAAGGGATAAAGCAAAGAGCTGGCTTAATTCACTGCCCAATTGGCCTATCACTATGTGGGAGGACTTggctcaaaagtttcttacAAAATTCTTTTTGCCTACAAAGACTGCAAAGTTGAGGAACGATATCACTTCATTCACACAATTTGATGGAGAGTCCTTGTATGAAGCTTGGGAGAGATTTAAAAAACTATTGCAAAGATGTCCACATCATGGGATTCTTGATTGGTTGCAAGTTCAAACATTCTACAATGGGCTGGTTGGGTCAATTAAAACCACAATTGATGTTGCTGCTAGTGGGGCATTGATGAGTAAGAATGCTGCTGATGCTtataatttgttggaagagatggcttcaaataattatcaatggcctTCATAAAGGTCGAGTTCAAGAAAAGCTGTTAAAGCCTATGAAATTGATACAATGGGCAACTTAGCTTCGCAAGTTGCTGCATTGTCCAAGAAATTAGACACAATGGGAGTCCATGTAGTTCAAAATTCATTTGTTGTTTGTGAGATGTGTGGGGATGGCCCTTTAAATGATCAATGTCCATATAATTTTGAATCAGTTCAGTTTGTGGGGAACTTCAATAGACAGTTGAACAACCCATATTCTAATACTTATAATCCTAGTTGGAGAAACCATCCCAATTTCTCATGGAATAACAATGCAAGGCCTTCCAATCCAAAACCCAACATGCCTCTTGGTTTTCAACAACAAGTTAGACCACTAGTTCCTGAAAAGAAGTCCCAAGTGGAAGAACTTCTCTTGCAATATATATCAAAGAATGATGCTATAATTCAAAGCTTTGGAGCATCCTTGAGAAATCTTGAAGCCCAAATAGGACAGCTTGCAAATTCTGTCAAAAATAGACCTCAAGGTTCCCTACCCAGTGACACACAAATCAATCCTAAAGGTAAGGAATAATGCCAAGCAATCACTTTAAGGAGTGAAAAAAAGATTGAAGGGGTGAATGAAAAAGTAGTTGAACTTGAGAATGAAGATGTTGATAAGGAAGGAATATGTGAGAAAGAGAGTGAAGTCGATCAGAAAGAAGATGTCAAGGCAGAAAATCATGGAACTTCTCAAGTCATCCATCCTCCACCACCTTTTCCCCAAAGGCtccaaaagcaaaagcttgaaaagaaatttcagAAGTTCATCGATGTCTTCAAAAAATTACACATAAATATTCCTTTTGCTGAAGCTTTTGAACAAATGCCCAGTTATGTCAAATTCTTGAAGGACATCCTctccaaaaaaagaaagttaggTGAGTTTGAAACTGTCTCCCTTACAGAAGAGTGTAGTGCAATTTTTCGAAATAAATTACCACCAAAACTTAAAGACCCAAGTAGTTTCACAATCCTTTGCATAAttggtaatttattttttgcaaaagctttgagtgatttaggtgtaAGTATCAATTTAATGCCTTggtcaatttttgagaaaCTTAGTTTGGGGGAATACAAACCCACTTCTGTTACTTTGCAATTGGCTGATCGTTCTTATGTGTACCTAAGGGGAATTATTGAAGATGTTCTTGTTAAGgtagataaatttatttttccaattgattttataattcttgacATGGAAGAAGATAGGCAAATTCCAATCATTCTTGGGAGGCCATTCTTAGCAACTGCTAGAGCTTTgattgatgttgaaaaaggtgagctCACTTTGAGAATTCAAGACCAATaggtaacatttaatattttcaaaactttaaaattgcCTGTGACATTTGAACACTGTTTTTCTGTGAGTGTGGTAAATAACTTTACACATGATGTTTTCTTAGAAGAAAATCCCAATGATCCTCTTGAAGCATGTTTAGTTGCTAACTTTGATAGGGATGATTACAAATTTATTGAATACTCAAATTTGTTGAATGCTCATTCCAGATTTAAAACTAATCATCAATTTGAGTCTTTAGATATTTCAGCTTCTTTGATGCCAACCTCTAAGCCTTCCATTAAGGACCCACCTTCTTTGGAACTCAAACCTCTACCTACATACTTAATGTAAAgctcgaccttataaaatactattcatgacttacatgtgatgatagcatgattgcatgctaggagagtcccgaaaaatttacaaaagttggtattgtacctagaggtacaacaaagtttatttaatcctcgaactagatcaaataggaattttaaggtgagattaagagtttcacattTCATGggtgacttaaaatggtaatttggagtttgaggatcaatttggagttaaatcggacttttcactaactaggggcaaaatggtcatttgccacttggggacaaaatgggaattttaaaaaagaattttttggccccatttgacttattggagtataatttgacttattgaagtatgatttgaggtttagaagtgaaaaattttaatttcggtataatttggagtataggggtaaaatggtaattttgctatctcaggggcaaaattgtaattttccaccaccaggatattttttccagcacatggtcttcctttgtcttcatctttgacccttgactaaacatgtggtggagataaaatgtttaaatttttaaaattttaaaaacgggccaatgacatgatgccatgtgtcatgcctttattaatttattattttcctttctaaaaggcacaaaatcagcccatcttccaccccatggccggccaaaccagcaagaagggagagaaaataaaaacaaaaccctagagagagaaaatcaaagaaaaagtgtgaatttttaaggaaattaagtgaaaaaggtgagttttttctattaagcttgagttttcttattcccaagcatttctctttattttccatgattaaattacatgttttcatgatgaattcaattctgaaaaaatgggttaggagagagaaagttgttggatttatttgattttaatttatgttagtgtttttagttagtttagcatatttagaaacaaaacaacaagaaaagaatttattttctcccccaaccattaatggctgaatttaccatgtagtgagtgaggatgagtttgattttattctaggagaattggttaaggaataatgaattatgagcctagaaaaataatgggaattttcggagcaaaaatacgaatttttacccactaggggtattttcgtaatttgctgttgggactgataatttgcaccacactgagggacattaagttaatttgggtgcaattgaggtatagaaactgaaaagaattaaattggagtttaaacggacccgttaggaatttaatcgggtgataagacgaattaggccaataccgggtttagatagttaccagtgcatttttgcattccatatcatgcattggtagtctaaattagtttaattttgatttagtaccaacttggtgaaactctcgattttgtactgtgtcaaggtggtgagtcctccgataaaggcaaggaaattgcatccgaggaccagtagacagagtgcttcgaaagtctgcattctagacattgtgagtaaacttactgtcattttaattatctagggtggtttttagatgctttcatgaattctatggaaaaaggaatttaaaaagataaattttcatgttttatgaataaatgagtttcaatgaaattaaattataaattgttttgaaattaatagtgattttgaaaaatagagtacacggagactgttaattgtggcaatttgattgtttaaattaactggcttatgataaatcgagcatgattggctagttggcaattgtattgaaatgcgaattgtttggttaccttgaaaaactacgaattacaaaattgccatatcatgttattgagttttattatatggtggattatatattaattaatcactgcagtagggggtttctgtggaccagccttttagaggggcacggtaaaccccattatattcttacctcgaacggagaggcgcgtagggtatctcctggggtaaagtttagggttcacttcacgctaaaccaccacgtgagggggaactcagccaacgccaaggaacggctatgttttcaaaacaaaaacatgatttatgtgaaatgtgaattttaatagccttggcggtctcggtaggatgcctcggccaaggtgtccccgagaatggatttatggcacaagcctagatttttatgagattcataagcctctttacgtgttttgaacaaaatgtgttctaatgctataacccagtttatgatgatttactttattgtctccatgtactcaactctagatgtttatgatgatgtttgtttactcattgggattttataatctcaccaccctcctttccacccatttcaggttcagtatagactgtagatagctgatctcatcgaggactacagtgggatctgcattttccaaaccgtaggttcacagtcctctttacttttgtttattcgggggcactcttgttattgtaaattaaattaaatattttggcttactgtatttaagtatgtataaatttatttagcttttacgttataaaaattattcacgtataactctataaatattgttttataagaaaatagaatattttacttaatatttcttttattttcttattatattcaaataaccataatttcgttttaaatgaagattttagacttttaaactcattttgaatatgaattgtgtgttttgtacttgtatattacgttttagccagttttaaaatttttgagaaaaatgaccaaaatacccttgtgagacgaaaaattaatattttatttgtttaaagttggaaacagcttaaaatattttagaacacgatatttgacaatggttgctcacaagggaacagagaaactgatagtaaagccttgcggggtttcgggttgacattccgggcaataagtgtctaccgggacaccgcggcggttgtcacgggctcgaggggagtaccgggtcgtgacaattcgattggtatcagagcttttggttttcaagatcaaagtttttagttttaaagttgttttaaatatttacaatatcagtgtggccccggattaagttaagttaggttaggttgaatagaatgcatgcatttgcatatagagcctaaggttaCCTAAACTTGCtcgtattttttttatatatattataatgcctcctcgacgcggacgcccacctctcactagatcggttgggaggggaagaggtcgttcccaacgtcATCAGCCAGATACAGTAGAGGAGGAATCAGCTGCATctaccattcgggcagcacctgctgctgagcaggccgatagtcctccacatcctccatcTCCTCAGCCACCTACTGGTATTCCCGCCATGCCTACTGAGGCAGCacaggcattggcagctttctttgcagcaatggctggtcaagctcagactggtcaagttccacctGTAGTGCCTCCAGctactcctttagttccaccaccaatacaggatgtatccatttccaagaagctgAAGGAGGCTAGGCAATTGGGTTGTGTATCTTTCactggtgagttggatgccactgtggcaaaggactggattaatcaggtGTCCGAGACTCTCTctgatatgggattagatgatgacatgaagctgatggtggctacgagattattagagaagagggctcgtacttggtggaattcggtgaagtcccgttccgCTACTCCTCAGACATGGTCCGATTTTCTCAGggaattcgatggtcagtatttcacttatttccatcaaaaagaaaagaagagagaatttctgagtttgaaacagggaaatctaactgtagaggagtacgagactcgttttaacgagttgatgttatatgtgccggatctggtgaaatctgagcaggatcaggccagctatttcgaggaagggctccgtaatgagatcaGAGAGCGAATGACAGTGAttggtagggagccacataaggaggtggtacagatggctttacgggctgagaagctcgcgactgagaatagaaggattcggactgagtttgcaaaaaggaggaatcctggtatgtcttctagtcagccagtaaaaagaggcaaggactcaGCGACTTCAGGGAGCACTACTTCTGTTtccgtgacatctcctcgacctccatttccaccatcacagcagagaccttcgaggtttagcagatctgctatgactggttctgggaagagtCTCGGAGGTTTTGAcagatgcagaaattgtgggaattatcatagtgggctatgtagagggccaacaagatgtttccaatgtggacagacgggtcacattaggagtaattgcccacAGTTAGGACGAGCCACTGTAGCTGCATCATCTCCACCAGCTCGCACAGATatacagaggagagattcttctgggtTACCACCGAGACAGGGAGTAGCCATACGGTCtggtgtggagagtaataccccgtcacatccaccttcgagaccacagactcgtaccgcgacaagagtttttgctgtgacagaagatgaggcacgagtccgacctggagcagtgacaggtactatgtctttatttgataaagatgcttatgttttgatagattctggctcagatagatcttatgtgagtacgacatttgcatcaattactgatagaaacctgtcaccattagaggaagaaattgtagtgcatacccctctaggagaacagttgattagaaatacttgttatagagactgtggggtaagggtaggtgaggaagaatttaggggtgacttaattcctctagagatcttggattttgatttaatattaggtatggactggttaactgcacatcgggcgaacgtggattgtttccgaaaagaagttgttcttcggaattcggagggagcagagattgtgtttgtaggggaacgtcgagtattaccatcttgtgtaatctcggccatcaaagcttcaaaattagtgcaaaaagggtatccgacttatttggcatacgtgatcgatacttcaaagggggaacctaagttagaggatgtcccaatagtaagtgagtttcctgatgtatttcctgatgatttaCCGGGAATACCTCCTaatcgagagcttgagttccctattgatttacttccgggtaccgcacctatttctattcctccatatagaatggctccagcagagttgaaggaactgaaagcccagttgcaagatttggtggataaaggtttcattcgccctagcatttctccttggggagcaccagtcctatttgtaaagaagaaagatggcactcttcgattgtgtatTGATTACCGTCAGTtgaaccgagtgaccatcaagaataaataccctttaccccggatagatgatctttttgatcaattacgaggtgctatggtattctctaagattgatttgagatctgggtactatcagttgaggattaaggagcaggatgtaccTAAGACTGCCTTCAGgacgcgttatgggcattatgagtttctggtgatgccgtttggtttgactaatgccccggcagtttttatggatcttatgaacagggtgttccatccatacttggataagtttgtgatagtattcatcgatgacatcctggtt
Proteins encoded in this region:
- the LOC108663603 gene encoding uncharacterized protein LOC108663603, which translates into the protein MGNLASQVAALSKKLDTMGVHVVQNSFVVCEMCGDGPLNDQCPYNFESVQFVGNFNRQLNNPYSNTYNPSWRNHPNFSWNNNARPSNPKPNMPLGFQQQVRPLVPEKKSQVEELLLQYISKNDAIIQSFGASLRNLEAQIGQLANSVKNRPQGVNEKVVELENEDVDKEGICEKESEVDQKEDVKAENHGTSQVIHPPPPFPQRLQKQKLEKKFQKFIDVFKKLHINIPFAEAFEQMPSYVKFLKDILSKKRKLGEFETVSLTEECSAIFRNKLPPKLKDPSSFTILCIIGNLFFAKALSDLGVSINLMPWSIFEKLSLGEYKPTSVTLQLADRSYVYLRGIIEDVLVKVDKFIFPIDFIILDMEEDRQIPIILGRPFLATARALIDVEKGELTLRIQDQ